From Orcinus orca chromosome 3, mOrcOrc1.1, whole genome shotgun sequence, a single genomic window includes:
- the ECSIT gene encoding evolutionarily conserved signaling intermediate in Toll pathway, mitochondrial isoform X1: protein MRLLRLREVKAFFQGHAASHQLGWNWIPRLSLSPKGLKILAASLSCCRWLSDRQRHELGPSHPAGPGPLSGLGRYLQHCPHRSPLLSVVLYPQVAPQAPRGLHCSTAAHNPDSPLVPRPPEPQRGLVKALAPHEELFRQAPDGVRDKASFVQAVQNFTQYNVHKRGHVDFIYLALRKMREYGVERDLAIYNLLLDIFPKEVFRPRNIFHSIFLHYPRQQECGIAVLEQMENHGVMPNKETEFLLTQIFGRKSYPMLKFVRMKLWFTRFKNINPFPVPRDLPQDPVDLARLALRHMEPDLSARVTVYQMPLSKDSTDATDPTEPHIVGIQSPDQQAALAHHDPARPIFVEGPFSLWLRDKCVYYHILRADLLPPEEREVEEIPEEWNLYYPMQLDLAYGRSSWDDYEFNIDEVEEGPVFAICMAGAHDQATLAKWIQGLQETNPTLARIPVVFRLSASSGELLASSSGLEETPLTPPEGREEEENNQQRQQQSQS, encoded by the exons ATGAGactgctgaggctcagagaggttaaagccTTCTTCCAAGGTCACGCCGCAAGTCATCAGCTAGGCTGGAATTGGATCCCGCGTCTGTCCCTTTCTCCGAAGGGACTCAAAATCCTGGCAGCCAGCCTCAGCTGTTGTAG gTGGTTGTCCGACAGGCAAAGGCATGAGCTGGGCCCAAGCCATCCTGCTGGCCCGGGGCCTCTCTCGGGGCTGGGGAGGTATCTGCAGCACTGCCCTCACCGGAGTCCCCTTCTCTCAG TGGTTCTCTATCCGCAGGTGGCGCCCCAGGCCCCGCGGGGCCTCCACTGCAGCACAGCCGCCCACAACCCTGACTCGCCGCTGGTCCCACGCCCACCCGAACCCCAGAGGGGGCTGGTCAAGGCCCTGGCACCCCATGAGGAGCTGTTTAGGCAGGCGCCAGATGGGGTGCGGGACAAGGCGAGCTTCGTGCAGGCGGTGCAGAACTTTACGCAGTACAACGTGCACAAGCGGGGCCACGTCGACTTCATCTACCTGGCCCTGCGCAAGATGCGGGAGTACGGCGTCGAGCGGGACCTGGCTATCTACAACCTGCTGCTTGACATCTTCCCCAAGGAGGTCTTCCGGCCTCGCAACATCTTCCACAGCATCTTCCTCCACTACCCACGGCAGCAGGAGTGCGGGATCGCTGTCCTGGAGCAGATGGAGAACCACG GGGTGATGCCCAACAAGGAGACGGAGTTCCTGCTCACTCAGATATTTGGGCGCAAAAGCTACCCCATGCTCAAGTTTGTGCGCATGAAGCTGTGGTTCACCCGCTTCAAGAATATCAACCCCTTCCCCGTGCCCCGGGACCTGCCCCAGGACCCAGTGGACCTGGCCAGATTGGCCCTGCGGCACATGGAGCCCGACCTCAGTGCCAGGGTCACCGTCTATCAG ATGCCTTTGTCCAAAGACTCCACAGATGCCACGGATCCCACGGAGCCCCACATCGTAG GAATCCAGAGTCCTGATCAGCAGGCCGCCCTGGCCCACCACGACCCAGCCCGCCCGATCTTCGTTGAGGGTCCCTTCTCCCTGTGGCTTCGAGACAAATGCGTCTATTACCACATCCTCAGAGCTGACTTGCTGCCCCCCGAGGAGAGG GAAGTAGAGGAGATTCCAGAGGAGTGGAACCTCTACTACCCGATGCAGCTAGACCTGGCCTACGGGAGGAGCAGCTGGGATGACTACGAGTTTAACATCGATGAAG TGGAGGAAGGCCCTGTCTTCGCCATATGCATGGCGGGTGCTCATGACCAGGCCACGCTGGCCAAGTGGATCCAGGGCCTGCAGGAGACCAACCCAACCCTGGCCCGCATCCCGGTGGTCTTCCGCTTGTCAGCGTCCTCCGGGGAGCTCCTGGCATCCTCCTCAGGGCTGGAGGAGACACCCCTGACCCCACCCGAGGGCcgggaagaagaggaaaacaatCAGCAGCGACAGCAGCAGAGCCAGAGCTGA
- the ECSIT gene encoding evolutionarily conserved signaling intermediate in Toll pathway, mitochondrial isoform X3, with amino-acid sequence MRLLRLREVKAFFQGHAASHQLGWNWIPRLSLSPKGLKILAASLSCCRWLSDRQRHELGPSHPAGPGPLSGLGRYLQHCPHRSPLLSVVLYPQVAPQAPRGLHCSTAAHNPDSPLVPRPPEPQRGLVKALAPHEELFRQAPDGVRDKASFVQAVQNFTQYNVHKRGHVDFIYLALRKMREYGVERDLAIYNLLLDIFPKEVFRPRNIFHSIFLHYPRQQECGIAVLEQMENHGVMPNKETEFLLTQIFGRKSYPMLKFVRMKLWFTRFKNINPFPVPRDLPQDPVDLARLALRHMEPDLSARVTVYQMPLSKDSTDATDPTEPHIVGIQSPDQQAALAHHDPARPIFVEGPFSLWLRDKCVYYHILRADLLPPEERLDLAYGRSSWDDYEFNIDEVEEGPVFAICMAGAHDQATLAKWIQGLQETNPTLARIPVVFRLSASSGELLASSSGLEETPLTPPEGREEEENNQQRQQQSQS; translated from the exons ATGAGactgctgaggctcagagaggttaaagccTTCTTCCAAGGTCACGCCGCAAGTCATCAGCTAGGCTGGAATTGGATCCCGCGTCTGTCCCTTTCTCCGAAGGGACTCAAAATCCTGGCAGCCAGCCTCAGCTGTTGTAG gTGGTTGTCCGACAGGCAAAGGCATGAGCTGGGCCCAAGCCATCCTGCTGGCCCGGGGCCTCTCTCGGGGCTGGGGAGGTATCTGCAGCACTGCCCTCACCGGAGTCCCCTTCTCTCAG TGGTTCTCTATCCGCAGGTGGCGCCCCAGGCCCCGCGGGGCCTCCACTGCAGCACAGCCGCCCACAACCCTGACTCGCCGCTGGTCCCACGCCCACCCGAACCCCAGAGGGGGCTGGTCAAGGCCCTGGCACCCCATGAGGAGCTGTTTAGGCAGGCGCCAGATGGGGTGCGGGACAAGGCGAGCTTCGTGCAGGCGGTGCAGAACTTTACGCAGTACAACGTGCACAAGCGGGGCCACGTCGACTTCATCTACCTGGCCCTGCGCAAGATGCGGGAGTACGGCGTCGAGCGGGACCTGGCTATCTACAACCTGCTGCTTGACATCTTCCCCAAGGAGGTCTTCCGGCCTCGCAACATCTTCCACAGCATCTTCCTCCACTACCCACGGCAGCAGGAGTGCGGGATCGCTGTCCTGGAGCAGATGGAGAACCACG GGGTGATGCCCAACAAGGAGACGGAGTTCCTGCTCACTCAGATATTTGGGCGCAAAAGCTACCCCATGCTCAAGTTTGTGCGCATGAAGCTGTGGTTCACCCGCTTCAAGAATATCAACCCCTTCCCCGTGCCCCGGGACCTGCCCCAGGACCCAGTGGACCTGGCCAGATTGGCCCTGCGGCACATGGAGCCCGACCTCAGTGCCAGGGTCACCGTCTATCAG ATGCCTTTGTCCAAAGACTCCACAGATGCCACGGATCCCACGGAGCCCCACATCGTAG GAATCCAGAGTCCTGATCAGCAGGCCGCCCTGGCCCACCACGACCCAGCCCGCCCGATCTTCGTTGAGGGTCCCTTCTCCCTGTGGCTTCGAGACAAATGCGTCTATTACCACATCCTCAGAGCTGACTTGCTGCCCCCCGAGGAGAGG CTAGACCTGGCCTACGGGAGGAGCAGCTGGGATGACTACGAGTTTAACATCGATGAAG TGGAGGAAGGCCCTGTCTTCGCCATATGCATGGCGGGTGCTCATGACCAGGCCACGCTGGCCAAGTGGATCCAGGGCCTGCAGGAGACCAACCCAACCCTGGCCCGCATCCCGGTGGTCTTCCGCTTGTCAGCGTCCTCCGGGGAGCTCCTGGCATCCTCCTCAGGGCTGGAGGAGACACCCCTGACCCCACCCGAGGGCcgggaagaagaggaaaacaatCAGCAGCGACAGCAGCAGAGCCAGAGCTGA
- the CNN1 gene encoding calponin-1, whose amino-acid sequence MGRALEEARAASRASKTCEEGKGCRRIFSCCRLLQRCCHRCPPSAGMSSAHFNRGPAYGLSAEVKNKLAQKYDHQREQELREWIEGVTGRRIGNNFMDGLKDGIILCEFINKLQPGSVKKVNESTQNWHQLENIGNFIKAITKYGVRPHDIFEANDLFENTNHTQVQSTLLALASMAKTKGNKVNVGVKYAEKQERKFEPGKLREGRNIIGLQMGTNKFASQQGMTAYGTRRHLYDPKLGTDQPLDQATISLQMGTNKGASQAGMTAPGTKRQIFEPGLGMEHCDTLNVSLQMGSNKGASQRGMTVYGLPRQVYDPKYCLTPEYPELGEPAHDHHPHNYYNSA is encoded by the exons ATGGGACGGGCCTTGGAAGAGGCCCGGGCCGCCTCCCGAGCTTCAAAAACATGTGAGGAGGGAAAAGGGTGCAGACGGATCTTCAGCTGCTGCCGCCTTCTTCAGCGCTGCTGCCACCGCTGTCCACCATCAGCCGGCATGTCCTCTGCTCACTTCAACCGAGGCCCCGCCTACGGGCTGTCAGCTGAGGTCAAGAACAAG CTGGCCCAGAAGTACGACCACCAGCGGGAACAGGAGCTGCGAGAGTGGATCGAGGGGGTGACAGGGCGCCGCATTGGCAACAACTTCATGGACGGCCTCAAAGACGGCATCATTCTTTGCGA GTTCATCAACAAGCTCCAGCCAGGCTCTGTGAAGAAGGTCAATGAGTCCACCCAGAATTGGCACCAG CTGGAGAACATCGGCAACTTCATCAAGGCCATCACCAAGTACGGGGTGAGGCCCCACGACATCTTTGAGGCCAACGACCTGTTCGAGAACACCAACCACACCCAAGTGCAGTCCACCCTCCTGGCCCTGGCCAGCATG GCCAAGACGAAAGGGAACAAGGTGAACGTGGGAGTGAAATATGCAGAGAAGCAGGAACGGAAATTTGAGCCAGGGAAGCTAAGAGAAGGGCGGAACATCATCGGGCTGCAG ATGGGCACCAACAAGTTTGCCAGCCAGCAGGGCATGACAGCCTACGGCACCCGGCGCCACCTCTATGACCCCAAGCTGGGCACAGACCAGCCCCTGGAtcaggccaccatcagcctgcaGATGGGCACCAACAAGGGAGCCAGCCAG GCCGGCATGACTGCTCCCGGGACCAAGCGGCAGATCTTCGAGCCAGGGCTGGGCATGGAGCACTGCGACACGCTCAATGTCAGCCTGCAGATGGGCAGCAACAAGGGGGCCTCGCAGCGGGGCATGACAGTGTATGGGCTGCCCCGCCAGGTCTACGACCCCAAGTACTGCCTGACGCCCGAGTACCCGGAGCTGGGCGAGCCTGCCCACGACCACCACCCGCACAACTATTACAACTCCGCCTAG
- the ECSIT gene encoding evolutionarily conserved signaling intermediate in Toll pathway, mitochondrial isoform X2: protein MRLLRLREVKAFFQGHAASHQLGWNWIPRLSLSPKGLKILAASLSCCGCPTGKGMSWAQAILLARGLSRGWGGICSTALTGVPFSQVAPQAPRGLHCSTAAHNPDSPLVPRPPEPQRGLVKALAPHEELFRQAPDGVRDKASFVQAVQNFTQYNVHKRGHVDFIYLALRKMREYGVERDLAIYNLLLDIFPKEVFRPRNIFHSIFLHYPRQQECGIAVLEQMENHGVMPNKETEFLLTQIFGRKSYPMLKFVRMKLWFTRFKNINPFPVPRDLPQDPVDLARLALRHMEPDLSARVTVYQMPLSKDSTDATDPTEPHIVGIQSPDQQAALAHHDPARPIFVEGPFSLWLRDKCVYYHILRADLLPPEEREVEEIPEEWNLYYPMQLDLAYGRSSWDDYEFNIDEVEEGPVFAICMAGAHDQATLAKWIQGLQETNPTLARIPVVFRLSASSGELLASSSGLEETPLTPPEGREEEENNQQRQQQSQS from the exons ATGAGactgctgaggctcagagaggttaaagccTTCTTCCAAGGTCACGCCGCAAGTCATCAGCTAGGCTGGAATTGGATCCCGCGTCTGTCCCTTTCTCCGAAGGGACTCAAAATCCTGGCAGCCAGCCTCAGCTGTT gTGGTTGTCCGACAGGCAAAGGCATGAGCTGGGCCCAAGCCATCCTGCTGGCCCGGGGCCTCTCTCGGGGCTGGGGAGGTATCTGCAGCACTGCCCTCACCGGAGTCCCCTTCTCTCAG GTGGCGCCCCAGGCCCCGCGGGGCCTCCACTGCAGCACAGCCGCCCACAACCCTGACTCGCCGCTGGTCCCACGCCCACCCGAACCCCAGAGGGGGCTGGTCAAGGCCCTGGCACCCCATGAGGAGCTGTTTAGGCAGGCGCCAGATGGGGTGCGGGACAAGGCGAGCTTCGTGCAGGCGGTGCAGAACTTTACGCAGTACAACGTGCACAAGCGGGGCCACGTCGACTTCATCTACCTGGCCCTGCGCAAGATGCGGGAGTACGGCGTCGAGCGGGACCTGGCTATCTACAACCTGCTGCTTGACATCTTCCCCAAGGAGGTCTTCCGGCCTCGCAACATCTTCCACAGCATCTTCCTCCACTACCCACGGCAGCAGGAGTGCGGGATCGCTGTCCTGGAGCAGATGGAGAACCACG GGGTGATGCCCAACAAGGAGACGGAGTTCCTGCTCACTCAGATATTTGGGCGCAAAAGCTACCCCATGCTCAAGTTTGTGCGCATGAAGCTGTGGTTCACCCGCTTCAAGAATATCAACCCCTTCCCCGTGCCCCGGGACCTGCCCCAGGACCCAGTGGACCTGGCCAGATTGGCCCTGCGGCACATGGAGCCCGACCTCAGTGCCAGGGTCACCGTCTATCAG ATGCCTTTGTCCAAAGACTCCACAGATGCCACGGATCCCACGGAGCCCCACATCGTAG GAATCCAGAGTCCTGATCAGCAGGCCGCCCTGGCCCACCACGACCCAGCCCGCCCGATCTTCGTTGAGGGTCCCTTCTCCCTGTGGCTTCGAGACAAATGCGTCTATTACCACATCCTCAGAGCTGACTTGCTGCCCCCCGAGGAGAGG GAAGTAGAGGAGATTCCAGAGGAGTGGAACCTCTACTACCCGATGCAGCTAGACCTGGCCTACGGGAGGAGCAGCTGGGATGACTACGAGTTTAACATCGATGAAG TGGAGGAAGGCCCTGTCTTCGCCATATGCATGGCGGGTGCTCATGACCAGGCCACGCTGGCCAAGTGGATCCAGGGCCTGCAGGAGACCAACCCAACCCTGGCCCGCATCCCGGTGGTCTTCCGCTTGTCAGCGTCCTCCGGGGAGCTCCTGGCATCCTCCTCAGGGCTGGAGGAGACACCCCTGACCCCACCCGAGGGCcgggaagaagaggaaaacaatCAGCAGCGACAGCAGCAGAGCCAGAGCTGA
- the ECSIT gene encoding evolutionarily conserved signaling intermediate in Toll pathway, mitochondrial isoform X4, translating into MSWAQAILLARGLSRGWGGICSTALTGVPFSQVAPQAPRGLHCSTAAHNPDSPLVPRPPEPQRGLVKALAPHEELFRQAPDGVRDKASFVQAVQNFTQYNVHKRGHVDFIYLALRKMREYGVERDLAIYNLLLDIFPKEVFRPRNIFHSIFLHYPRQQECGIAVLEQMENHGVMPNKETEFLLTQIFGRKSYPMLKFVRMKLWFTRFKNINPFPVPRDLPQDPVDLARLALRHMEPDLSARVTVYQMPLSKDSTDATDPTEPHIVGIQSPDQQAALAHHDPARPIFVEGPFSLWLRDKCVYYHILRADLLPPEEREVEEIPEEWNLYYPMQLDLAYGRSSWDDYEFNIDEVEEGPVFAICMAGAHDQATLAKWIQGLQETNPTLARIPVVFRLSASSGELLASSSGLEETPLTPPEGREEEENNQQRQQQSQS; encoded by the exons ATGAGCTGGGCCCAAGCCATCCTGCTGGCCCGGGGCCTCTCTCGGGGCTGGGGAGGTATCTGCAGCACTGCCCTCACCGGAGTCCCCTTCTCTCAG GTGGCGCCCCAGGCCCCGCGGGGCCTCCACTGCAGCACAGCCGCCCACAACCCTGACTCGCCGCTGGTCCCACGCCCACCCGAACCCCAGAGGGGGCTGGTCAAGGCCCTGGCACCCCATGAGGAGCTGTTTAGGCAGGCGCCAGATGGGGTGCGGGACAAGGCGAGCTTCGTGCAGGCGGTGCAGAACTTTACGCAGTACAACGTGCACAAGCGGGGCCACGTCGACTTCATCTACCTGGCCCTGCGCAAGATGCGGGAGTACGGCGTCGAGCGGGACCTGGCTATCTACAACCTGCTGCTTGACATCTTCCCCAAGGAGGTCTTCCGGCCTCGCAACATCTTCCACAGCATCTTCCTCCACTACCCACGGCAGCAGGAGTGCGGGATCGCTGTCCTGGAGCAGATGGAGAACCACG GGGTGATGCCCAACAAGGAGACGGAGTTCCTGCTCACTCAGATATTTGGGCGCAAAAGCTACCCCATGCTCAAGTTTGTGCGCATGAAGCTGTGGTTCACCCGCTTCAAGAATATCAACCCCTTCCCCGTGCCCCGGGACCTGCCCCAGGACCCAGTGGACCTGGCCAGATTGGCCCTGCGGCACATGGAGCCCGACCTCAGTGCCAGGGTCACCGTCTATCAG ATGCCTTTGTCCAAAGACTCCACAGATGCCACGGATCCCACGGAGCCCCACATCGTAG GAATCCAGAGTCCTGATCAGCAGGCCGCCCTGGCCCACCACGACCCAGCCCGCCCGATCTTCGTTGAGGGTCCCTTCTCCCTGTGGCTTCGAGACAAATGCGTCTATTACCACATCCTCAGAGCTGACTTGCTGCCCCCCGAGGAGAGG GAAGTAGAGGAGATTCCAGAGGAGTGGAACCTCTACTACCCGATGCAGCTAGACCTGGCCTACGGGAGGAGCAGCTGGGATGACTACGAGTTTAACATCGATGAAG TGGAGGAAGGCCCTGTCTTCGCCATATGCATGGCGGGTGCTCATGACCAGGCCACGCTGGCCAAGTGGATCCAGGGCCTGCAGGAGACCAACCCAACCCTGGCCCGCATCCCGGTGGTCTTCCGCTTGTCAGCGTCCTCCGGGGAGCTCCTGGCATCCTCCTCAGGGCTGGAGGAGACACCCCTGACCCCACCCGAGGGCcgggaagaagaggaaaacaatCAGCAGCGACAGCAGCAGAGCCAGAGCTGA
- the ECSIT gene encoding evolutionarily conserved signaling intermediate in Toll pathway, mitochondrial isoform X5, which produces MRLLRLREVKAFFQGHAASHQLGWNWIPRLSLSPKGLKILAASLSCCGCPTGKGMSWAQAILLARGLSRGWGGICSTALTGVPFSQMPLSKDSTDATDPTEPHIVGIQSPDQQAALAHHDPARPIFVEGPFSLWLRDKCVYYHILRADLLPPEEREVEEIPEEWNLYYPMQLDLAYGRSSWDDYEFNIDEVEEGPVFAICMAGAHDQATLAKWIQGLQETNPTLARIPVVFRLSASSGELLASSSGLEETPLTPPEGREEEENNQQRQQQSQS; this is translated from the exons ATGAGactgctgaggctcagagaggttaaagccTTCTTCCAAGGTCACGCCGCAAGTCATCAGCTAGGCTGGAATTGGATCCCGCGTCTGTCCCTTTCTCCGAAGGGACTCAAAATCCTGGCAGCCAGCCTCAGCTGTT gTGGTTGTCCGACAGGCAAAGGCATGAGCTGGGCCCAAGCCATCCTGCTGGCCCGGGGCCTCTCTCGGGGCTGGGGAGGTATCTGCAGCACTGCCCTCACCGGAGTCCCCTTCTCTCAG ATGCCTTTGTCCAAAGACTCCACAGATGCCACGGATCCCACGGAGCCCCACATCGTAG GAATCCAGAGTCCTGATCAGCAGGCCGCCCTGGCCCACCACGACCCAGCCCGCCCGATCTTCGTTGAGGGTCCCTTCTCCCTGTGGCTTCGAGACAAATGCGTCTATTACCACATCCTCAGAGCTGACTTGCTGCCCCCCGAGGAGAGG GAAGTAGAGGAGATTCCAGAGGAGTGGAACCTCTACTACCCGATGCAGCTAGACCTGGCCTACGGGAGGAGCAGCTGGGATGACTACGAGTTTAACATCGATGAAG TGGAGGAAGGCCCTGTCTTCGCCATATGCATGGCGGGTGCTCATGACCAGGCCACGCTGGCCAAGTGGATCCAGGGCCTGCAGGAGACCAACCCAACCCTGGCCCGCATCCCGGTGGTCTTCCGCTTGTCAGCGTCCTCCGGGGAGCTCCTGGCATCCTCCTCAGGGCTGGAGGAGACACCCCTGACCCCACCCGAGGGCcgggaagaagaggaaaacaatCAGCAGCGACAGCAGCAGAGCCAGAGCTGA
- the ZNF653 gene encoding zinc finger protein 653 isoform X4 gives MAERAPEPEAEAEAEAGAGGEVAAEEGAAGRKARGRPRLTESDRARRRLESRKKYDVRRVYLGEAHGPWVDLRRRSGWSDAKLAAYLISLERGQRSSRHGKPWEQVPKKPKRKKRRRRNVNCLKNVVIWYEDHKHRCPYEPHLAELDPTFGLYTTAVWQCEAGHRYFQDLHSPLKPLSDSDPESDKVGNGLVAGSSDSSSSSSGSEEPPEGQQAKATVAMAAVTPTSPAGSSGLITQEGMHIPFDVHHVESLAEQGTPLCPNPASSGPEALETVVCVPVPVQVGPGPSTLFENMPQEALGEVVASCPMPGMVPGSQVIIIAGPGYDALTAEGIHLNVAAGNGAPGGGLGDEVPCAMMEGVAAYTQTEPEGSQPSTVDPDAMTGIETKKEKEDLHVLKKEKEEPVAPELAELAATVPESAEPEAEADGEELDGSDMSAIIYEIPKEPEKRRRSKRSRVMDADGLLEMFHCPYEGCSQVYVALSSFQPQPSCLLNQPRPRSAHPGGLPGPGGSPQTTPLPAA, from the exons ATGGCGGAGCGGGCGCCGGAGCCCgaggcggaggcggaggctgAGGCGGGCGCGGGCGGGGAGGTGGCCGCCGAGGAGGGCGCGGCGGGCCGCAAGGCGCGGGGCCGCCCGCGGCTCACGGAGTCGGACCGGGCCCGGCGGCGGCTCGAGTCCCGGAAGAAGTACGACGTGCGGCGCGTGTACCTGGGCGAGGCGCACGGGCCCTGGGTGGACCTGCGGCGCCGCAGCGGCTGGAGCGACGCCAAGCTCGCCGCCTACCTCATCTCGCTGGAGCGCGGCCAACGTAGCAGCCGCCACGG GAAGCCTTGGGAGCAAGTCCCCAAAAAGCCAAAGCGGAAGAAAA GGCGGCGACGCAATGTAAACTGCCTGAAGAACGTGGTGATCTGGTACGAGGACCACAAGCACCGCTGCCCCTACGAGCCACACCTCGCCGAGCTGGACCCCACCTTTGGCCTGTACACCACGGCTGTGTGGCAGTGCGAGGCTGGGCACCGCTACTTCCAAGACCTGCACTCGCCCCTGAAGCCGCTCAGCGACTCAGACCCTGAGAGTGACAAAG TGGGCAATGGCCTGGTGGCCGGCAGCTCTGACTCGTCCAGCTCCAGCTCCGGCTCCGAGGAGCCCCCTGAGGGCCAGCAGGCCAAGGCGACAGTGGCGATGGCGGCAGTTACCCCCACCAGCCCAGCGGGCAGCAGCGGGCTCATCACACAGGAGGGCATGCACATCCCCTTCGATGTCCACCACGTGGAGAGCCTGGCTGAGCAGGGCACCCCACTGTGCCCCAACCCAGCCAGCAGCGGGCCCGAAGCCCTGGAGACAGTGGTGTGCGTGCCGGTGCCCGTGCAAGTGGGCCCGGGCCCTAGCACCCTCTTTGAGAACATGCCCCAGGAGGCACTGGGTGAGGTGGTGGCCAGCTGTCCCATGCCAGGCATGGTGCCCGGTTCACAGGTGATCATAATTGCCGGCCCTGGCTACGATGCCCTCACAGCCGAGGGCATCCACCTCAACGTGGCAGCAGGCAACGGTGCCCCCGGAGGGGGCCTGGGTGATGAGGTGCCCTGCGCAATGATGGAGGGTGTGGCCGCCTACACCCAGACGGAGCCAGAGGGCAGCCAGCCCAGCACCGTGGACCCTGACGCCATGACAGGCATTGAGACCAAGAAAG AGAAGGAGGACCTGCACGTGctcaagaaggaaaaggaggagccGGTGGCCCCAGAACTGGCAGAGCTGGCTGCGACGGTGCCTGAGAGCGCAGAGCCCGAGGCAGAGGCAGACGGGGAGGAGCTGGACGGCAGCGACATGTCAGCCATCATCTATGAGATCCCCAAGGAGCCCGAGAA GAGGCGGCGAAGCAAGCGATCGCGGGTGATGGACGCCGATGGCCTGCTTGAGATGTTCCACTGCCCTTATGAGGGCTGCAGCCAGGTCTACGTGGCCCTCAGCAGCTTCCAG CCCCAGCCATCCTGCCTCCTCAACCAGCCACGGCCTCGCTCTGCACACCCCGGGGGCCTGCCTGGTCCTGGTGGCTCCCCACAGACTACCCCTCTTCCAGCCGCCTGA